A stretch of DNA from Juglans microcarpa x Juglans regia isolate MS1-56 chromosome 5D, Jm3101_v1.0, whole genome shotgun sequence:
TTTGCCCTCATTCGGGGTTTACTATTTACAGTTTAGAGCACAGAATCTCAAAGAATTGATTACTTCAATGTGCCTGGGCTATACTGGATTCCCCATTGACTAAATTGTTTATGAAAATGAACTGTAGGGGATTCAATGATGCTGTTAATGGGTTTGTGGATGATGGTTGGTCGCTTCTGGGTAGTGATGGTGTGGAAGATGTGACCATCATGATAAACTCATCTCCAAATAAATTTCTCAACTCCCAGTATAGTACATCGATGTTCTCAACTTTTGGAGGAGGGGTGCTATGTGCCAAGGCATCGATGCTTCTGCAGGTATTTTGATATGCTAATCCAAACAAGCGCGGATGGTTAGCTTGGCTGTTTCACTGTTTTAGCCTTGcatcatttttattgtatctTCATTAACTCTCCTCTCAGAATTTCTATAGATTACTGATGCTTTAATCtttgtatgaaatttatattcACATTTGACTTTGTACatgattaaatttttaatctttctcTGGAGTCTGCAGGATGTCCCCCTGCCTTGCTGGTTCGTTTTCTTAGGGAGCACCGTTCAGAGTGGGCTGACTATGGAGTTGATGCCTACTCTGCAGCATGTCTTAAAGCTAGCCCTTATGCAGTTCCTTGTGCAAGACCTGGTGGTTTCCCTGGTAGCCAGGTCATCTTACCTCTTGCCCATACTGTGGAACATGAGGAGGTGGCAAATATCTTATCCACTTGAGCAagtttccattattttttttacatttattattCCACCAGATTCAAATACAAATTTCTAAGTAAAGTTTCACCTTCATTAATGAAGTTCCTTGAGGTGGTTCGGCTAGAGGGTCATGCATTCTCCCCTGAAGATGTGGCGTTGGCACGGGACATGTACTTATTGCAGGTTGGTTTTTTCTATTCCTTTTGTCACACAATGGATGAAAGTTTATAGTTGGCATGCATTATGTTGAAATAATCTCCCTAAATAGGAGCCTAAAAAGGTGGGATTAAATCTAAAGGTGATATGTGatcaaatttatatatgttttgatttgTAGATAAAATCCATTTATTTTTAGACACCCCAAGGGGGTAAATCTCTCCCCTATTATTCTTGGACAGAGATTAGTATGACATGGCATAGGTTTTGTCTTCATGTTCtaaagaatttttcattaatgTGGATCTTTATTGCTGatataatcatttaattttattatattctatggTGACAGCTTTGCAGTGGGGTTGATGAAAATGCAGTTGGTGCCTGTGCTCAGCTTGTCTTTGCCGCTATCGATGAATCTTTTGCTGATGACGCCCCTCTATTGCCATCTGGTTTTCGTGTGATACCGCTGGATCCTAAAACAGTTCGGTGATATCTTTGATTTACTGCCatttagttttgaaattttaagcGTGTGCTGAATTCTGTAATATGTGTTGCAGGATGGGCCAGCTGCAACTCGAACATTGGACTTGGCCTCTACTCTTGAAGTCAGAGCGGGTGGTGCCCGCCCAGCTGGTGAAGCTGATCTGAACAGTTACAACCTTAGATCAGTTCTGACTATTGCTTTCCAATTTACTTTTGAGAACAATTTGCGGGACAATGTGGCTGCCATGGCTCGCCAATATGTGCGTAGCGTTGTAGGGTCTGTTCAGAGGGTTGCCATGGCTATTTCCCCCTCCCGCCTTGGTACCCATCTTGGGCCCAAACCCCTTCCTGGTTCACCTGAGGCTCTTACTCTGGCCCGATGGATTTGCCGAGGCTACAGGTTGACATCCTAGTGTATCTTTCAAGTTTTGCATTTCCATTTCttattagtttttcttttagttgCATTTTCTGTTCAAGAGTTGATTAACTTTGTTCATGGAAATTATGATGATGGAGTATGCTAACGTGTCGATGGTGAAGCAAAGTAGACTAATGACATCATGGGAGGATTTATTCTTTTATGTTCTCAGAATAATGGTTATAACCCATGGATGGCCATATAATAACCCTAGTGCTTGGTTGAATGGTTTAAAGCAACCTTtatatttatggttttatttaaCACATGGCAAACTCTGGCAAATAACTTTATAACTTCTAAAAAAGCTTGCAATAAACATTTGGAGATGGTGTGGGATTATCTTTTCATTGCCAACTGCTCACTCTTATGTGGTATCTTTCAGGGTCCACACTGGGAGTGAGCTCTTTCAGGTTGACTCCCAAGCTGGTGATGCAATCTTAAAGCAACTTTGGCACCATTCAGATGCTATACTATGCTGTTCGGTAAAAACAAATGTAAGCACTTTTTCAGTTTCTTTCCCTGTTCTGTAGTGCTAAATTTCTCTATCCAATGCATATCATTGAAATATACTTCAGATTATCAAGAGATGTGCTATAAACTACACTCCCATAGCACTTCCATCATACTTTATTGACGCTACATTACCCATCAACCATTAGATCAACTCTTGTTTCTAAAATAACAAATGTAATGGTAGACAGTTAATGTCACATCATTAGCAGTAGGATGGAAATGGGATGAGTGTAGTGTTATAGTTatggtattttctttttatcaaagGTATACAAGTTGAAGCAATACagacttcattttataatttctgttCCTTTTCTTGTGGATTAAATCTACTGGCATAAATGTGTATGCAGGCATCTCCTGTTTTCACCTTTGCAAACCAGGCTGGGCTTGACATGCTTGAAACAACACTTGTGGCCCTTCAAGACATAATGCTTGACAAGATTCTTGACGAAGCTGGCCGGAAGATTCTATGTTCTGAATTCTCCAAGATCATGCAGCAGGTAATGATGCCTTGAGCTTCCATCAGTGTGGAAACTTTTGGTTATACCCTTTGCTAGGAAGACAAAATTATACTTATTAAGATACTGAAATCATTGAAAAGTAATAgagatttaaataatgtttcaaAACATCTAACGGTATCAACAATCAACAAAACCCTTGAATCATCATTCCAGTATCCAAACCCAATGCTGCCTGCTGTATGATGTTTTAGACTTTGTTGACTGCGCTCTTACATTGAACATTCTTATCTTTTCCTAATGTGGTTCTTCATATTGCCAGGGATTTGCGTATCTACCAGCAGGATTATGCGTTTCCAGCATGGGTAGGCCAGTGTCTTATGAGCAGGCCATCGCATGGAAAGTTCTCAATGATGATGATTCAAATCACTGCCTGGCCTTCATGTTTATAAACTGGTCTTTTGTGTGATGAAAGAATGCAGATACTAAAACACTTTAGCTACTTATTAAGTTATGTACTTTGCTAGTGGAAGTTAAAAGACATTGTGACATATGAATGTAGTCATGGCAGGATCTTATGAAAACGTATTTAGTATATGCACCCGTTATATGTTTGCTTAATGTGTTTGGTTCAGATGTCTTACCTCATTCTAGTCAGGTTTGTGAATTTGACCGAGATTTACAGCAAAATAGATAATTTGGCAGTGTTTGTACCAACCGAGCCGTGGGGGCCATCTGTTCTTGGTTGGTGGCCTAGTTTGGTTGCTTGGCATTTCTAATTTCTATCGTAACGTTGATTGGGTTGAATTTTGGCCAATTGGGGTCATATTCAAAGATATAGAAAGTAGTATTCCAACTGCTAATCATGCGCTTGTCTTGTCTTTTGTCTTTTCAAGAAAGACAACTCTCGAATTTAAATGCAGGACTCAAGAGTAGACAGGGATGTTATATTTCTCTCTTCGTTTGCATTATGGGTTTACTGGACGGTAGCTCACAAGGAAATATTTAACCGTGCAGTTCTTATAATCTCTAAAGGCCAGATCTCGTCCCAGACACTATCATCTACACAGTTGCTGATGGATAAAGAGAATTGTGTAATGAACTTGTGTATCAATTACTCTTATTTATAGGTTATTATGCACCAGTTACGGTTAACAACTATTAATACCTCGATGGTTGGCAaatgaaacaattttaaaaagtgaaaacctttaaactaaattaaaaaattatcttttaacacTTCACAAGTCACAATCTTTTAACAGTCTCTCGACACTTTCTTAACAATTATTCTATGAAAATCATCGTTGGTAATGACCCTCCTTAAAATTACAATCTTTAATGTCAATACGTGCGGAGGAATTGACAAGGCTCCTTTAATCTCAATGGTATCTAATTCTCAACATAcaacaatgaataaattcataaatcaaaatcttaaaaagatCCACCACAACACTGTCCTCCTcgaccagaaaaaaaaaaaaaaaaaaaggaaagtagaAAATGCAAATATGCCAAAGCTAGCTGGAACCCACCCATCAAAACGTACCCTTGGAAGTCAGTCACTGTAATAAGGCTGATGATGCTCGCTGTGTATTGTACATG
This window harbors:
- the LOC121266046 gene encoding homeobox-leucine zipper protein ATHB-14-like, whose product is MALSMHKNSAYKEMDTSKYVRYTPEQVEALERVYSECPKPSSLRRQQLIRECPILSNIEPKQIKVWFQNRRCREKQRKEASRLQTVNRKLSAMNKLLMEENDRLQKQVSQLVYENGYMRHQLQSASGTTTDNSCESVVMNGQHQQQQNPTPQHPQRDANNPAGLLAIAEEALAEFLSKATGTAVDWVQMIGMKPGPDSIGIVAVSRNCSGVAARACGLVSLEPTKVAEILKDRPSWFRDCRCLDVLSVLPTGNGGTIELIYMQTYAPTTLAAARDFWTLRYTTSLEDGSLVVCERSLTSSTGGPAGPPTASFVRAEMLPSGFLIRPCEGGGSIIHIVDHVDLDVWSVPEVLRPLYESSKILAQKMTIAALRHIRQIAQETSGEIQYGGGRQPAVLRTFSQRLCRGFNDAVNGFVDDGWSLLGSDGVEDVTIMINSSPNKFLNSQYSTSMFSTFGGGVLCAKASMLLQSAGCPPALLVRFLREHRSEWADYGVDAYSAACLKASPYAVPCARPGGFPGSQVILPLAHTVEHEEFLEVVRLEGHAFSPEDVALARDMYLLQLCSGVDENAVGACAQLVFAAIDESFADDAPLLPSGFRVIPLDPKTDGPAATRTLDLASTLEVRAGGARPAGEADLNSYNLRSVLTIAFQFTFENNLRDNVAAMARQYVRSVVGSVQRVAMAISPSRLGTHLGPKPLPGSPEALTLARWICRGYRVHTGSELFQVDSQAGDAILKQLWHHSDAILCCSVKTNASPVFTFANQAGLDMLETTLVALQDIMLDKILDEAGRKILCSEFSKIMQQGFAYLPAGLCVSSMGRPVSYEQAIAWKVLNDDDSNHCLAFMFINWSFV